Proteins from one Aspergillus nidulans FGSC A4 chromosome VIII genomic window:
- the rok1 gene encoding RNA-dependent ATPase ROK1 (transcript_id=CADANIAT00001712), which translates to MDAFKLLTRSTKLKSATTQSSTLPSTGKAANPQLFRGAAAEKLEKGSGKKRKRAHAADDEAVVNEDALNLDFFSQGRSSIPKSSDAATTKGSGAPAGQEGASESDSDADDEPMDEVQRRTILNAHKIKVTDMRDLEELAPAQVQSEEPKKKKKRKQQEEAEKQQPQTLSKKEQKKARRLFPQPLVSFKELRSKYKISRRLAENIAEQGFTVPTEVQLGSLPLLLGNSAVPGGSSDSTSATEPDLLVVAPTGSGKTLSFMIPVINKIVRHHHTHPEERGIFAVVVAPTKELASQIVNEGRKLALGTGVKVTLMKKGMRVVERENEDEDVLDESNSESSESESDERTPNNKNKGPVPITKSDILVSTPLQLVNALSDNKTKPLATLPLVRNLVLDEADVLLDPLFRDQTLDIWRSCTHPELRASLWSATMGSSIEDMAKTTIKERKLSLPQTKSYPLLRLVVGLKDSAIPNIKHKLVYAATEQGKLLGLRQLIHPTAATTSDVRLRPPFLIFTQTIPRAIALHSELLYDIPPEAGGSARIAVLHSDLSDTQRSDIMKGFRKGEIWILVTTDLLARGVDFRGINGVVNYDIPNSPAVYVHRVGRTGRAGREGGVAVTYYTKEDIPYVKSIANIIDVSEKLRGENGERSVQKWLLDALPDLSKKNKKELKKHGVKARQTGLKGATDEKEQRRTRISTKSGFDRRKEYNKKMMIAASQKKTQARKNGADSDSAGDDDDEDGWNGLDD; encoded by the coding sequence ATGGACGCCTTTAAACTGTTGACTCGATCAACTAAATTGAAGTCTGCTACCACCCAGTCTTCGACTCTCCCGTCTACGGGAAAAGCAGCAAACCCGCAACTATTCCGCGGTGCTGCAGCagagaagctcgagaaggGGAGtggcaagaagagaaaaagggcCCATGctgcagatgatgaagcAGTAGTCAATGAGGATGCGCTGAACCTGGATTTCTTCAGCCAGGGCAGAAGCTCTATTCCGAAGAGCTCGGATGCCGCAACGACAAAGGGATCTGGCGCGCCAGCAGGTCAGGAGGGAGCCTCTGAATCGGACTCGGATGCCGATGACGAGCCAATGGATGAAGTTCAGCGCCGAACGATTTTGAATGCTCATAAGATCAAGGTCACTGATATGCGTGACTTAGAAGAGCTCGCACCCGCCCAGGTTCAAAGTGaagagccaaagaagaagaagaagcgcaagcagcaggaggaggcagagaagcagcagcctcagaCTCTTAGTAaaaaggagcagaagaaggcgcgGCGCTTGTTTCCGCAGCCCCTTGTGTCATTCAAGGAGCTACGCTCGAAGTACAAAATCTCGCGACGGCTGGCGGAGAATATTGCCGAGCAGGGATTCACTGTTCCAACTGAGGTTCAGCTGGGGAGTCTTCCTTTGCTTTTGGGAAATAGCGCAGTCCCGGGGGGGAGTTCTGATTCTACGAGCGCCACTGAGCCGGATCTTCTGGTGGTTGCACCAACTGGAAGCGGGAAAACGCTTTCCTTTATGATCCCTGTGATCAATAAGATTGTTCGGCATCACCATACGCATCCAGAAGAGCGTGGCATCTTTGCCGTCGTTGTCGCCCCGACAAAGGAGCTCGCTAGCCAGATTGTCAACGAGGGGAGGAAGCTGGCACTTGGAACAGGTGTAAAGGTAAcgctgatgaagaaggggaTGCGGGTAGTGGAACGTGAgaacgaagatgaagatgtcCTAGATGAGAGTAATTCAGAATCATCAGAATCTGAGAGCGACGAAAGGACTCCcaacaacaagaacaagggaCCCGTTCCTATTACCAAAAGTGACATTCTTGTTTCAACACCCTTGCAACTAGTCAATGCGCTCTCCGACAACAAGACGAAGCCTCTCGCAACCCTACCATTGGTAAGGAACTTGGTTCTGGATGAAGCCGATGTCTTGTTAGATCCCTTGTTTCGTGACCAGACATTGGACATCTGGCGCTCCTgcactcatccagagctccGTGCCAGCCTTTGGTCCGCGACTATGGGTTCTAGCATCGAGGACATGGCCAAGACAACGATCAAAGAGCGAAAGCTGTCTTTGCCGCAAACCAAGTCATACCCCCTACTTCGACTTGTCGTCGGCTTAAAAGACTCCGCTATTCCGAATATTAAGCACAAGCTAGTCTACGCCGCCACAGAGCAAGGAAAGCTCCTCGGTCTCAGACAGCTCATCCACCCCACAGCTGCGACAACATCAGATGTCCGTCTTCGACCACCCTTCCTTATATTCACACAGACAATTCCTCGAGCTATTGCGTTACATTCTGAACTTCTTTACGACATTCCTCCTGAGGCCGGTGGCTCTGCGCGAATCGCAGTGCTTCATTCGGACTTATCGGATACACAGAGATCAGACATCATGAAAGGCTTCCGTAAAGGCGAGATTTGGATCCTTGTCACGACGGATTTACTCGCCCGTGGTGTTGACTTCCGCGGTATAAATGGGGTTGTCAACTACGATATCCCTAATTCCCCAGCTGTCTACGTTCACAGGGTTGGACGGACCGGGAGAGCTGGTCGCGAGGGTGGCGTCGCAGTGACCTACTACACAAAAGAGGACATTCCTTATGTCAAGAGCAtcgccaacatcatcgaTGTCAGTGAAAAGCTACGAGGAGAAAACGGTGAACGATCAGTGCAGAAATGGCTACTAGATGCATTGCCAgatctcagcaagaagaacaagaaggaatTAAAGAAGCACGGCGTCAAGGCTAGGCAAACGGGTCTCAAGGGTGCCACGGATGAAAAGGAGCAACGCCGGACGAGAATCAGTACCAAGAGCGGGTTCGATCGCCGAAAAGAATAcaacaagaagatgatgattgCCGCCAGCCAGAAGAAAACACAAGCCCGAAAGAACGGAGCTGATTCCGACAGTGCTggtgacgacgacgacgaagacggctGGAACGGCTTAGATGATTAA
- a CDS encoding F1F0 ATP synthase subunit g (transcript_id=CADANIAT00001713): MPATATRAVLRQSQFLTRTAVRHSSSTSQATSKATETASSTASKAQQGLSRVSSSAGPAISNAAQGLGNTLKKVGGRTGKVVSFIESMIPPTIYYSRVGLELGKLVFRGQNMTPPSSATFQSYFQPLINALRNPASLQNANFSPQNILARVRNANKKEIALAGVTAAEVIGFFTVGEIIGRFNIVGYRGEAGHGHH; encoded by the exons ATGCCTGCCACGGCGACCCGTGCCGTGCTGCGGCAATCGCAGTTCCTGACCCGGACCGCGGTCAGACActcttcttccacatctCAAGCCACTTCTAAGGCTACTGAGACTGCCTCTTCTACCGCCTCAAAGGCGCAGCAGGGTCTCTCTCGtgtctcttcctctgccGGTCCTGCGATCTCGAACGCTGCCCAGGGCCTCGGCAACACCCTGAAGAAAGTTGGTGGAAGAACCGGAAAAGTCGTCTCCTTCATTGAAT CCATGATACCCCCTACTATTTACTACTCCAGGGTTGGCCTTGAACTTGGCAAGCTGGTGTTCCGTGGACAGAACATGACTCCTCC GAGCTCTGCTACCTTCCAGTCATACTTCCAGCCTCTGATCAATGCTCTTCGCAACCCTGCTTCCCTTCAGAACGCCAACTTCTCGCCCCAAAATATCCTAGCCCGTGTCCGCAACGCGAACAAGAAGGAAATCGCCCTGGCCGGTGTTACCGCTGCGGAGGTCATCGGATTCTTTACAGTCGGAGAGATCATCGGTCGTTTCAACATCGTTGGCTACCGGGGTGAGGCTGGCCACGGACACCACTAG
- a CDS encoding L-arabinitol 4-dehydrogenase ladA (transcript_id=CADANIAT00001714) translates to MATATVLEKPNIGVFTNPKHDLWVAESKPTLEEVKSGESLKPGEVTIEVRSTGICGSDVHFWHAGCIGPMIVTGDHILGHESAGDVIAVAPDVTSLKVGDRVAIEPNVICNACEPCLTGRYNGCEKVAFLSTPPVDGLLRRYVNHPAVWCHKIGDMSYEDGALLEPLSVSLAAVERSGLRLGDPCLITGAGPIGLITLLSARAAGATPLVITDIDEGRLKFAKELVPEVRTYKVEIGFSAEETAEGIINAFNDGQGAGPDALRPRIALECTGVESSVASAIWSVKFGGKVFVIGVGKNEMKIPFMRLSTQEIDLQYQYRYCNTWPRAIRLVKNGVINLQKLVTHRYALEDALKAFETAANPKTGAIKVQIMSSTADVEAASAGQKN, encoded by the exons ATGGCTACCGCGACCGTTCTCGAGAAGCCCAACATTGGGGTTTTCACCAACCCCAAACATGACCTGTGGGTGGCCGAGTCCAAGCCGACCCTCGAAGAGGTGAAGAGTGGTGAAAGCCTCAAGCCTGGAGAAGTGACCATCGAAGTGCGCAGTACCGGAATCTGCGG ATCCGACGTGCACTTTTGGCATGCAGGATGCATTGGTCCCATGATCGTCACGGGGGACCATATTCTAGGTCACGAGTCGGCTGGAGACGTTATCGCGGTCGCGCCGGATGTTACTTCACTCAAAGTTGGAGATCGAGTTGCGATCGAACCCAACGTTATTTGCAATGCATGCGAGCCATGCCTGACTGGTCGCTACAACGGCTGTGAGAAAGTCGCCTTCCTGTCGACACCACCAGTGGATGGCCTGCTGCGACGTTACGTCAATCACCCCGCAGTTTGGTGCCACAAGATTGGCGATATGAGCTATGAGGATGGTGCTTTGTTGGAACCTCTCAGTGTGTCACTAGCTGCCGTCGAGCGCAGCGGTCTCCGTCTAGGCGACCCTTGTCTGATCACTGGCGCCGGTCCTATCGGTCTCATCACCCTGCTCAGCGCGCGCGCTGCGGGTGCAACTCCACTGGTCATCACTGATATCGATGAAGGTCGCTTGAAGTTCGCTAAAGAACTCGTGCCTGAGGTCCGCACCTACAAGGTGGAGATCGGTTTCTCCGCCGAAGAGACTGCAGAGGGTATCATCAATGCGTTCAACGACGGTCAGGGAGCCGGCCCCGATGCTTTGAGGCCCCGTATCGCCCTTGAGTGCACTGGAGTTGAAAGCAGTGTTGCATCTGCCATCTGGAGCGTCAAATTCGGCGGCAAGGTGTTCGTGATTGGAGTCGGCAAGAATGAGATGAAGATTCCATTTATGCGCCTGAGCACTCAGGAGATTGATCTCCAGTACCAATACCGGTACTGCAACACCTGGCCCCGAGCCATCCGTCTCGTAAAGAATGGTGTGATCAACCTTCAGAAGCTAGTTACCCACCGCTACGCACTGGAAGACGCGCTCAAGGCTTTTGAGACGGCGGCAAACCCCAAGACAGGAGCCATTAAGGTCCAGATTATGAGTTCGACTGCTGACGTCGAAGCTGCCTCCGCTGGTCAGAAAAATTAA